The following proteins are encoded in a genomic region of Streptomyces collinus Tu 365:
- a CDS encoding ABC transporter ATP-binding protein, translating to MAGPMGRMMAGGGPDQRSMDFKGSGRRLVAQFRPERVTIYALLACVVVSVGLSVIGPKILGRATDLVFAGIIGRRMPAGATKEQVLRSMRDHGQGRIADMLKSTDFTPGQGIDFTAVGHVLLLALGTFLVAGLLMAVATRLVNRAVNRTMYRLRESVQTKLSRLPLSYFDKRQRGEVLSRATNDIDNIGQTLQQSMGQLINSLLTIIGVLVMMFWVSWILALVALVTVPLSFVVATRVGKRSQPHFVQQWRSTGKLNAHVEEMYTGHTLVKVFGRQEESAKQFAEQNEALYEASFRAQFNSGVMQPLMMFVSNLNYVLVAVVGGLRVASGALSIGDVQAFIQYSRQFSMPLTQVASMANLVQSGVASAERIFELLDAEEQEADPVPGKRPAELRGRVVLEHVSFRYEPEKPLIEDLSLTVEPGQTVAIVGPTGAGKTTLVNLLMRFYDVSGGSILLDGVDIRRMSRDDLRSGIGMVLQDTWLFGGTIAENIAYGASREVTPGEIEEAARAAHADRFIRTLPDGYDTVIDDEGTGVSAGEKQLITIARAFLSDPTILVLDEATSSVDTRTEVLIQKAMAKLADGRTSFVIAHRLSTIRDADTILVMENGSIVEQGAHTDLLEADGAYARLYKAQFAQAVAEVD from the coding sequence ATGGCCGGGCCCATGGGACGCATGATGGCCGGGGGCGGCCCCGACCAGCGCTCGATGGACTTCAAGGGGTCGGGCAGACGGCTCGTCGCCCAGTTCAGGCCCGAACGGGTCACCATCTACGCCCTGCTGGCGTGCGTGGTGGTCAGCGTGGGGCTCAGCGTGATCGGCCCCAAGATCCTGGGGCGGGCCACCGACCTGGTGTTCGCCGGCATCATCGGCCGCCGGATGCCCGCCGGGGCCACCAAGGAGCAGGTGCTCCGGTCGATGCGCGACCACGGCCAGGGCCGGATCGCGGACATGCTCAAGAGCACCGACTTCACCCCCGGCCAGGGCATCGACTTCACGGCCGTCGGCCATGTGCTGCTGCTCGCGCTCGGCACGTTCCTGGTCGCCGGTCTGCTGATGGCGGTCGCCACCCGGCTGGTGAACCGTGCGGTCAACCGCACGATGTACCGTCTGCGCGAGTCCGTGCAGACGAAGCTGTCGCGGCTGCCGCTGTCGTACTTCGACAAGCGCCAGCGCGGTGAGGTGCTGTCCCGTGCGACCAACGACATCGACAACATCGGGCAGACGCTCCAGCAGTCGATGGGGCAGCTCATCAACTCGCTGCTGACCATCATCGGCGTGCTCGTGATGATGTTCTGGGTCTCCTGGATCCTGGCGCTGGTCGCACTGGTGACCGTGCCGCTGTCGTTCGTGGTCGCCACCCGGGTCGGCAAGCGGTCGCAGCCGCACTTCGTGCAGCAGTGGCGCTCCACGGGCAAGCTGAACGCGCACGTCGAGGAGATGTACACCGGGCACACCCTGGTGAAGGTGTTCGGGCGGCAGGAGGAGTCGGCGAAGCAGTTCGCCGAGCAGAACGAGGCGCTGTACGAGGCCTCCTTCAGGGCGCAGTTCAACAGCGGGGTCATGCAGCCGCTGATGATGTTCGTGTCGAACCTGAACTACGTGCTGGTGGCGGTCGTCGGTGGCCTCAGGGTCGCGTCGGGCGCGCTGTCCATCGGTGACGTGCAGGCCTTCATCCAGTACTCGCGGCAGTTCTCGATGCCGCTGACCCAGGTCGCGTCGATGGCGAACCTGGTGCAGTCGGGTGTCGCCTCGGCCGAGCGGATCTTCGAACTCCTGGACGCGGAGGAGCAGGAGGCGGACCCGGTGCCGGGCAAGCGGCCGGCCGAGCTGCGCGGCCGGGTGGTCCTGGAGCACGTGTCGTTCCGCTACGAGCCCGAGAAGCCGCTGATCGAGGACCTGTCGCTGACCGTGGAGCCGGGCCAGACGGTGGCGATCGTCGGGCCGACCGGTGCGGGCAAGACCACGCTGGTCAACCTGCTGATGCGGTTCTACGACGTCTCCGGCGGGAGCATCCTGCTGGACGGCGTGGACATCCGCCGGATGTCCCGGGACGACCTGCGCTCCGGGATCGGCATGGTGCTCCAGGACACCTGGCTGTTCGGCGGCACCATCGCGGAGAACATCGCCTACGGCGCCTCGCGCGAGGTCACCCCGGGCGAGATCGAGGAGGCGGCGCGGGCGGCCCACGCGGACCGGTTCATCCGCACCCTCCCCGACGGCTACGACACCGTGATCGACGACGAGGGCACGGGGGTCAGCGCCGGTGAGAAGCAGCTCATCACCATCGCGCGGGCGTTCCTGTCCGATCCGACGATCCTGGTGCTGGACGAGGCGACCAGCTCCGTCGACACCCGCACCGAGGTGCTGATCCAGAAGGCGATGGCCAAACTCGCCGACGGGCGGACCTCGTTCGTCATCGCGCACCGTCTCTCCACGATCCGGGACGCCGACACCATCCTGGTGATGGAGAACGGTTCCATCGTCGAACAGGGCGCGCACACGGACCTGCTGGAGGCCGACGGGGCGTACGCGCGGCTGTACAAGGCCCAGTTCGCGCAGGCGGTCGCCGAGGTCGACTGA